The genomic interval GTCCATATCCAGCGAACACGCCAGGAAGTTGGCGAGATCCCCGTCGCGGTTGCCGTAGTACGTGTGCAGCGACAGGTAGTCCACCTCGTCGTAAGCGTGCTCGAGGACAATCCGCTCCCAATCGGGGAACGTGGCCATTTTGGACCCGGAGCTTCCGCACGCGACGAGTTCGATGGACGGATCGACCCACTTCATGACCTTGGCGGCCTCCTGCGCGAGGCGGCCGTATTCGTCCGCCGTCTTGTGGCCGATCTGCCAAGGCCCGTCCATCTCGTTGCCGAGGCACCAGACGCGGATGCCGTGCGGCTGCTCGATACCGTGCTTGCGGCGGAGGTCGCTCCAGTAGCTTCCTCCGGGGTGATTGCAATATTCGACAATCTGCTTGGCCTCTTCGATGCCGCGGGTGCCGAGGTTGACGGCCATCATGACCTGGCTGTTCGCCTTCTTCGCCCAGCGTGCGAATTCATTGAGGCCCACGCGATTCGGCTCCAGGCTGCGCCAGGCGAGATCGAGCTGAACGGGGCGCTGTTCCACAGGCCCCACGCCGTCTTCCCAACGGTAGCCCGAGACGAAATTGCCGCCTGGATAGCGGACGATGGGGACGTTGAGCTCCTTGACGAGATCGATCACGTCCTGACGGAATCCGTCCTCATCCGCGGTGGGATGGCTCGGATCGTAGATGCCGCCGTAGACGGCGCGGCCGAGGTGTTCAATGAAGGACCCGTAGATGCGAGGGTCGGTCTCCGCGAGGCGGTACGCCGGGTCGATGGTCATGCGCGCTTTCAGGTTGGACATAGGGGATTCTCCTTACAGAATAGATTGAATATTGCCTAGACAAGCGCTTCGAAACCGGACACATCGAAAGCCGAATGAATTGATATATGGATTAATTAATTTAGTATAAACTACACCAAAGGACACACACCCCCATGATTACGCTTCACTAGGTCCAAGATAACGCGGATAAAGGGAAGCGTCAAGAGATTCTTCAGATCTATCTATATTGTTTTAATATGATCTAAATCAATCTCTCGCCCCACGCCCGTAGATCACGCGCACCTTGATGTCCTGATCGTAGTGGCCGAACCTCCGGCCGAAGATGGTCATCCCGCCCACGTGGCGCGCGTTCTCCGGCACCGAAAATCGCAGCGGAATGGCATGCCCCTGAAACGGCTGCAGATCCTCGATGGTCACGTCTGAGATCTTGCACCCATCAATGAATGTTCCTTCGTGGTTGACACGGACGAGCTTCAGATGTCCGTACTGGTTGAGGTGAGGCGGCCACCAGCTCGGATTCTGCCGCCCGCGTTCGTCGCCGAAATCGCCCGGGCTGGTCCAGTAGCCGATGTCCACA from Alicyclobacillus acidocaldarius subsp. acidocaldarius DSM 446 carries:
- the arfA gene encoding arabinosylfuranosidase ArfA, which encodes MSNLKARMTIDPAYRLAETDPRIYGSFIEHLGRAVYGGIYDPSHPTADEDGFRQDVIDLVKELNVPIVRYPGGNFVSGYRWEDGVGPVEQRPVQLDLAWRSLEPNRVGLNEFARWAKKANSQVMMAVNLGTRGIEEAKQIVEYCNHPGGSYWSDLRRKHGIEQPHGIRVWCLGNEMDGPWQIGHKTADEYGRLAQEAAKVMKWVDPSIELVACGSSGSKMATFPDWERIVLEHAYDEVDYLSLHTYYGNRDGDLANFLACSLDMDAFIRAVVATCDFVRAKKRSNKTIYLSFDEWNVWFHSNEADKQVEPWQVGPPLLEDVYTMEDALVVGCMLITLLKHADRVRIACLAQLVNVIAPIMTENGGPSWRQTIFYPFAHASNLAHGVVLYAPVESPKYDSKDFTDVPYLEAVPVWNEAAGEMVLLAVNRAEEPLALDVDLRGFPNARSEEHIVLTHPNMKAVNTKERPNEVVPQKRSIGAVDAGRLAVELPALSWNVIRIRV